From one Gracilinanus agilis isolate LMUSP501 chromosome 5, AgileGrace, whole genome shotgun sequence genomic stretch:
- the LOC123248554 gene encoding trypsin-like, whose protein sequence is LSPVAYPTGDENKILGGYSCPVNSIPYQVSLNAGYHFCGGSLINTEWVVSAAHCYKSRMQVRLGEYNIEVVEGNEQFIDAAKVIRHPKYNSFTINNDIMLIKLKTPATLNSRVSPITLPTSCAATGTSCLISGWGNTLSSGSDYPDVLQCLQAPVLSDSECQSAYPGKITKNMICLGFLEGGKDSCQEDTGGPVVCNGELQGIVSWGYGCAQKGRPGVYTKVCNYVDWIKTTIASN, encoded by the exons ctttccccaGTTGCTTATCCCACTGGTGATGAAAACAAGATTTTAGGAGGCTACAGTTGCCCAGTTAACTCCATCCCCTACCAGGTGTCTCTGAATGCTGGCTACCATTTCTGCGGTGGTTCCCTCATCAATACAGAGTGGGTGGTGTCAGCTGCCCATTGCTACAAGTC TCGAATGCAGGTCAGACTGGGAGAGTATAACATTGAAGTTGTGGAAGGTAATGAGCAGTTCATTGATGCAGCTAAGGTGATCCGCCATCCTAAGTACAATTCTTTCACCATCAACAATGACATCATGCTGATCAAGCTGAAAACACCTGCCACCTTAAACTCCCGAGTGTCTCCCATCACCCTGCCCACCTCCTGTGCTGCCACTGGCACTTCATGTCTCATCTCTGGCTGGGGAAACACCTTGAGTTCTGGCT CTGACTACCCAGATGTGCTTCAGTGTCTACAAGCCCCCGTGCTCTCTGACAGCGAATGCCAAAGTGCCTATCCTGGAAAGATCACCAAAAACATGATCTGCTTAGGCTTTTTGGAGGGTGGAAAGGATTCCTGCCAG GAGGACACTGGTGGCCCTGTGGTCTGCAATGGAGAACTCCAAGGCATTGTCTCCTGGGGTTATGGCTGTGCCCAGAAAGGCAGACCTGGTGTCTACACCAAGGTCTGCAACTACGTGGACTGGATTAAGACAACCATTGCAAGCAACTAA